The Kribbella jejuensis genome segment TACGGGCCCGATGGATGGTTCCAGTACGCCGGCTCACCGGTCCGGGTGCGGACGAGTCCGGATTCCTACGACCGTGATGCGGCATCCAGGCTCTGGAGGCTTTCCGAGCAGCTGACAGAGGTCAGGTACTCGTTTGCGGGGGCACGTTGAACGCCCGGCGTTCCGGCGCACGTCGGGCTTCGTACCACCATGGGAATCTCCGGGAGGCGTTGATCGCCGACGCGATCGAAGTCATCTCCGAGCGCGGTGTCGAAGGCTTCTCGCTGGCCGAGGCCAGTCGCCGGCTCGGAGTCGCTGCCAGTGCGCCGTACGCGCACTTCACCGATCGTGCCGACCTGCTCGCCGCGGTGTGCGTGCACGCCCTGCGGATCTTCCGCGACGAACTTGAACCACGACTCGCGCACTCGGACAGTCCAGCCGACCGGCTCGCGGCGACCACGCGGGCGTACGTCCACTTCGCCGCAGCTCACAAGGCGCTGTTCCAGTTGCTGTTCTCGGCAGAGTTCGGCGCGACGCTGGACAAGGGTCGTCATCCCGAAGTCGCTGCCGCGGAACGGCCGATCGAGGAAGCGTTCCTGGACTCGGTGCGAGCCCTTGCGCCCGCGGGTGACAAGGCGGCTGCCGGTGATTTGGCCGCCGCGGTCGAGGCGATCGCCCATGGGCACGCGATGCTTCTCCTCGACGGCCGCTTCGGCGGGGGAGCCCGGGCCGCCGGCCGGGCGGCAACGTCCGCCGCACGGGCTACGCTCGCTCTGCTCGACGGCCGCGACCGATTCCTCTCACCGTGACAGCATCTCCTCCGCGGGTGAACCGTGGCGCTTGCTCTCCGGCAGCGCCGCATGCAGGGCGAGTGAGACCGTCGTCGCGATCGCCCCGCCGATGAGTGCGAGCCAGAAGCCCTGCAGATGCAGGTGTTCCGAGGCTTTGGAAATGAACCAGAGCAGGAGCACGTTGAGGCAGAAGGTGATCAGAGCGACCGTCGGCCAACGCACTGCCTCGCGAACCGACCGGATGATCGGCAGTGCGAAGGTGTTCGCCAGACCGAAAACCAGCGCCACCCACACGATCGCCCACACCAGCGCCGGGCCCGACCCCACGAACTCGATCAAGGGCTTGGCCACCAGTGCGGCGACGTACACGCCGATGCCGTTGACAACGATCTTGATCACAACGCGCATGTCAGCACCCCGACGGTAACCTGAAATTGGTGGACACCGTCCACATTAGCGTCGCTTGGTGGACGGTGTCCACACAAACGCAGGTCAAACCTCGGCGTGGAACATCAGCAGTACTGCGTGATTGTCCTTGTCCTGCCCCTGGTACACGTGCCGTTGGGATGCGTCGAAGAGGATGGAATCACCCGCCGCCAGCTCGGGAGATCCGTCGACCGGCCCCGCGGTCATCCGGCCGCGCGTGAGCACCAAGCACTCCTGGACCCCGGGCAGGTGCGGCGCCGATTCCTGCCGTGTCTGTGACACGTCGATGTCGTACACCTCGACAGTTCCGCGCAGTTTGATGCGGTGCAGCAGTCGGGCGCTGACCGCCTCACCTTCGACCCGCGGTCGCTGGGGGTCGTCGGCGCGGACGACTTCCGGCCCGCGCGCCGGCGCTTCCAGGAGTTCGCCGAGCGGAACCTCCAGGGCTGTCGCAAGAGACCACAACGTGCTCAACGTCGGATTGCCTCGGCCCTGCTCGATGCCGTGTAGCGTCGTCTTGCTGATTCCGCAGGCCTGTGCCAGTGCCGCCAACGAGATGCCGGCTTCGGTGCGCAGTCGCTGCACGGCCTCACCGACTACTTGCGTCGTATTCACGTGTACCAGCATACTGCTACACCAGTATCAGTAAACCGAACACGCACGTGGAGACGACCATGCCGGTGAGCAGGCTGCGGGAAATCCCCGGGATCGGGGTCGATGTGGTGGGCGACTCCGCGGACGCCGCTGGCGATCCGTCGTTTCTGCGCCTGGAGAATCTCGACACCGACCTCCGGCCTCCTGCAGTCGCACTGGCTGCCACTCGGGCAGCCATCGACGACGATGCCGCGAACAGCTATCTACCGTTCCAGGGGCACCGCTCGCTACGCGTTGCCGCCGTAGCGCACGTCGGGCGGATTGCCGGACGCGTCTACGACCCTGATACCGAGTGTGTCAGCGTCGCCGGCGGGCTGAACGGGATCCTCAACACGTTGCTCGCAACCGTGGAACCCGGCCAGGAGGTCGTGTTGTGCGACCCGATCTACGCCGGCCTGGTCAACCGGGTTCGCCTCGTCGGCGGCGTACCCCGCTTCGTACCGGCGGAGGTGACAGCGGACGGCTGGACCGTCGACCCTGAGCGACTCGCAGCGGCGGTCGGACCGCAGACGGCGGCGGTTCTGATGATGGGACCGGCTATGCCGACCGGTCTCGTGTTGGACGACCGTCACTGGTCCGCCCTTGCGGCGGCATGCGAGCGCCACGACGCCTGGTTGATCTACGACGCCGCGATGGAGCGGCTGCGGTTCGACGGCCTCGGGCCAAGCCATCCCGCCGCCCACGAGGCGCTCGCGCCACGGACCATCACCGTCGGCTCGGCGTCGAAGGAGCTCCGGCTGATCGGCTGGCGCGTCGGCTGGGTCGTCGGCCCCGCCGACATCGTCGCCGACATCCGGCTGGTCGGCATGACCAACGTGGTCTGCCAGGTCGGACTGGCTCAGGACGCTGTCGCCGCCGCGCTCGACGCGGTCGGCGCGGATGCCGACGTCGCGGCGGCAACCGCCGAATGGCAACGCCGGAGCGACACCATGCTGCGGCAACTGGCGTCGTACCCGGTGATCCGTCCCCACGGTGGCTGGTCGATGCTGCTCGACACCAGACCACTGGGCCTCACTCCGGGCGAACTGAGCCACGCCTTGTTTCACCGGGCGCAGGTCGCGGCAACGCCCATGGACGGATGGGGTCCGAGCGGACAGCACTTTCTCCGGCTCGTCTTCGCGAACGAACCTGTCG includes the following:
- a CDS encoding TetR/AcrR family transcriptional regulator, which encodes MNARRSGARRASYHHGNLREALIADAIEVISERGVEGFSLAEASRRLGVAASAPYAHFTDRADLLAAVCVHALRIFRDELEPRLAHSDSPADRLAATTRAYVHFAAAHKALFQLLFSAEFGATLDKGRHPEVAAAERPIEEAFLDSVRALAPAGDKAAAGDLAAAVEAIAHGHAMLLLDGRFGGGARAAGRAATSAARATLALLDGRDRFLSP
- a CDS encoding phage holin family protein, which encodes MRVVIKIVVNGIGVYVAALVAKPLIEFVGSGPALVWAIVWVALVFGLANTFALPIIRSVREAVRWPTVALITFCLNVLLLWFISKASEHLHLQGFWLALIGGAIATTVSLALHAALPESKRHGSPAEEMLSR
- a CDS encoding XRE family transcriptional regulator, producing the protein MNTTQVVGEAVQRLRTEAGISLAALAQACGISKTTLHGIEQGRGNPTLSTLWSLATALEVPLGELLEAPARGPEVVRADDPQRPRVEGEAVSARLLHRIKLRGTVEVYDIDVSQTRQESAPHLPGVQECLVLTRGRMTAGPVDGSPELAAGDSILFDASQRHVYQGQDKDNHAVLLMFHAEV
- a CDS encoding pyridoxal phosphate-dependent aminotransferase, producing the protein MPVSRLREIPGIGVDVVGDSADAAGDPSFLRLENLDTDLRPPAVALAATRAAIDDDAANSYLPFQGHRSLRVAAVAHVGRIAGRVYDPDTECVSVAGGLNGILNTLLATVEPGQEVVLCDPIYAGLVNRVRLVGGVPRFVPAEVTADGWTVDPERLAAAVGPQTAAVLMMGPAMPTGLVLDDRHWSALAAACERHDAWLIYDAAMERLRFDGLGPSHPAAHEALAPRTITVGSASKELRLIGWRVGWVVGPADIVADIRLVGMTNVVCQVGLAQDAVAAALDAVGADADVAAATAEWQRRSDTMLRQLASYPVIRPHGGWSMLLDTRPLGLTPGELSHALFHRAQVAATPMDGWGPSGQHFLRLVFANEPVERLELLGDRFARALG